In Cicer arietinum cultivar CDC Frontier isolate Library 1 chromosome 7, Cicar.CDCFrontier_v2.0, whole genome shotgun sequence, a single window of DNA contains:
- the LOC105851167 gene encoding RING-H2 finger protein ATL67 has translation MSSSNPYSPSPPIPYLTNLGFGYSIAIALGFLFLLSTLILSSYLCCRTFRNRHNRHTNQSNSDGVVLPRVIFVAEDDEQDGVVLGLEQNVINSYPRFQFGKDSGYDTTCSICLSEYKDSEMLRMMPECRHYFHLCCLDSWLKLNGSCPVCRNSPMPTPLSTPLQEVVPLSHYIGERRVRR, from the coding sequence ATGTCTTCCTCAAACCCTTATTCACCATCACCACCAATTCCTTATCTCACTAACCTCGGCTTCGGCTACTCCATAGCTATAGCCCTCGGCTTCCTCTTCCTTCTTTCAACCTTAATTCTTTCTTCCTATCTTTGTTGCCGCACTTTCCGTAACCGTCATAACCGTCATACCAATCAATCTAACTCAGACGGCGTCGTTTTGCCGCGCGTCATTTTCGTTGCGGAAGACGACGAACAAGACGGCGTCGTTTTGGGTTTGGAacaaaatgttattaattcgTATCCGAGGTTTCAGTTTGGTAAAGATTCCGGTTATGACACCACGTGCTCGATCTGTTTGAGTGAGTACAAGGATTCGGAGATGTTGAGGATGATGCCGGAATGTAGACACTATTTCCATCTATGTTGTCTTGATTCGTGGTTGAAACTTAACGGTTCTTGTCCCGTTTGTCGGAACTCGCCTATGCCTACGCCGTTATCTACGCCGTTACAAGAAGTTGTTCCGCTTTCTCATTATATTGGTGAAAGGAGGGTTAGGaggtga
- the LOC140918855 gene encoding RING-H2 finger protein ATL67-like — MSVLGLEQNVINSYPRFQFGKDSGYDTTCSICLSEYKDSEMLRMMPECRHYFHLCCLDSWLKLNGSCPVCRNSPMPTPLSTPLQEVVPLSHYIGERRVRR, encoded by the coding sequence atgaGTGTTTTGGGTTTGGAacaaaatgttattaattcgTATCCGAGGTTTCAGTTTGGTAAAGATTCCGGTTATGACACCACGTGCTCGATCTGTTTGAGTGAGTACAAGGATTCGGAGATGTTGAGGATGATGCCGGAATGTAGACACTATTTCCATCTATGTTGTCTTGATTCGTGGTTGAAACTTAACGGTTCTTGTCCCGTTTGTCGGAACTCGCCTATGCCTACGCCGTTATCTACGCCGTTACAAGAAGTTGTTCCGCTTTCTCATTATATTGGTGAAAGGAGGGTTAGGaggtga
- the LOC101489883 gene encoding probable methyltransferase At1g29790, whose translation MYFIFMQKKKHMKSLDIQSPRRMTKQNFNNNNNTKLKRWKSVYLFIFIVGSIALLLSGASMSKFFSLKSFFDVESFYTHLTPEGINRNQNEVLMLTTVQSVIQKIQKELEKLKKIDQDPLLSSSQSVLQQGVFLSDILGLLESIESSNFHSERQNDSFVIHPLTKGKKQYSSEPANYFLREEIRKYIRIKPNRLRKQNFIGANATFTSIGHACFDMKEELEEYMNYDIGEICNDDWKLAQKLMVHGCDPLPRRRCFSRAPKLYNKPFSIKDSMWKIPDDRNVRWSQYRCKNFSCLASNKNTQKGFFKCADCFNLTDHEMPRWIRLDGDSISNQKIEADFFIDDVLGIKQGEIRIGLDFSVGTGTFAARMREFNVTIISATINFGAPFSEMIALRGLVPLYLTINQRLPFFDNTLDLIHTTRFLDGWIDFVLLDFVLYDWDRVLRPGGLLWIDSFFCLKEDLYDYLQAFKMLRYKKHKWIVVPKLDKDDQEMFFSAVLEKPSRPFR comes from the coding sequence atgtactttatttttatgcaaaaaaaaaagcacATGAAATCTTTGGATATTCAAAGTCCTAGAAGAatgacaaaacaaaattttaataataataataatacaaagtTAAAAAGATGGAAGAGTGTTTATCTGTTTATCTTTATAGTTGGTTCTATTGCTCTTCTCCTTTCTGGTGCATCCATGTCCAAATTCTTCTCTTTGAAATCATTTTTTGATGTTGAATCTTTCTACACTCATCTAACTCCTGAAGGCATAAATAGGAATCAAAATGAAGTGTTAATGTTAACAACAGTGCAAAGTGtgattcaaaaaattcaaaaggaaCTTgagaaattgaagaaaatagaTCAAGATCCATTGTTGTCGTCATCACAATCTGTATTGCAACAAGGTGTTTTTCTTTCTGACATATTAGGACTACTTGAGTCTATAGAATCATCTAACTTTCATAGTGAAAGGCAAAATGATAGTTTCGTCATtcatcctttgacgaaaggaaaGAAACAATATTCTAGCGAACCTGCTAATTACTTTCTGAGAGAAGAGATTCGAAAATATATCAGAATCAAGCCTAATAgattaagaaaacaaaatttcataGGGGCAAATGCAACATTCACTAGCATAGGACATGCATGTTTTGACATGAAAGAAGAGTTAGAAGAGTACATGAATTATGATATTGGTGAAATATGTAATGATGATTGGAAACTAGCTCAAAAGCTTATGGTTCATGGATGTGATCCTTTACCAAGAAGAAGGTGTTTTTCAAGAGCACCTAAGTTATATAACAAACCATTTTCTATCAAAGATTCTATGTGGAAAATCCCTGATGATAGAAATGTTAGATGGAGTCAATATAGGTGCAAGAACTTTTCTTGTCTTGCAAGCAACAAAAATACTCAAAAGGGTTTCTTCAAGTGTGCAGATTGTTTCAATCTAACTGATCATGAGATGCCAAGGTGGATAAGATTAGATGGTGATTCAATTTCAAACCAAAAAATTGAAGCTGATTTTTTCATAGATGATGTTCTTGGAATTAAACAAGGTGAGATTAGAATAGGATTGGATTTTAGTGTTGGAACAGGTACTTTTGCAGCTAGGATGAGGGAATTTAATGTTACAATTATTTCAGCTACTATTAATTTTGGTGCACCTTTTAGTGAAATGATAGCTCTTAGAGGACTTGTTCCTCTTTACTTGACTATAAATCAAAGGCTTCCATTTTTTGACAATACACTTGATTTGATTCATACAACAAGGTTTCTAGATGGTTGGATTgattttgtgttattggattttGTATTGTATGATTGGGATAGAGTTTTGAGACCAGGAGGGTTGCTTTGGAttgatagttttttttgtttgaaggAAGATTTGTATGATTATTTGCAAGCATTCAAAATGTTGAGATATAAGAAGCATAAATGGATTGTTGTTCCAAAGCTTGACAAGGATGATCAAGAAATGTTCTTTTCTGCTGTTTTAGAGAAGCCTTCTAGGCCATTCAGGTGA